The following are encoded in a window of Thunnus albacares chromosome 9, fThuAlb1.1, whole genome shotgun sequence genomic DNA:
- the lonp1 gene encoding lon protease homolog, mitochondrial, whose product MAAWMKMLGAGRQLHRNSTLVVKLNWSGTYRTGSSRSPLTDTSGLIRPQSPRLYTSTGTSQQTTALPAGCRLTAASRRWMRVGSVLRGHTDLLTPTYPPYMIQDRAFGTRASGAGFSGEDGGDSSGSGGGEESGGDGGVSYNGAQMTALTPMMVPEVFPNVPLIAVSRNPVFPRFIKIIEVKNKALMELLRRKVRLAQPYAGVFLKRDDNNESDVVESLDAIYSTGTFVQIHEMQDLGDKLRMIVMGHRRIRITRQLEVEPEEAATSPVWSESESESQPKPPARRKAKRSRKDQASTLTEQLEDKIAEADLSPELQPLPSSNILMVEVDNIQHEQFSVTEEVKALTAEIVKTIRDIIALNPLYRESVLQMMQAGQRVVDNPIYLSDMGAALTGAESHELQDVLEEINIPKRLYKALSLLKKEFELSKLQQRLGREVEEKIKQTHRKYLLQEQLKIIKKELGLEKEDKEAIEEKFRERLKDRTVPQHIMDVINEELNKLGLLDNHSSEFNVTRNYLDWLTSMPWGTNSEENLLLERAKEVLEEDHYGMDDVKKRILEFIAVSQLRGSTQGKILCFYGPPGVGKTSIARSIARALNRQYFRFSVGGMTDVAEIKGHRRTYVGAMPGKIIQCLKKTKTENPLVLIDEVDKMGRGYQGDPSSALLELLDPEQNANFLDHYLDVPVDLSKVLFICTANVIDTIPEPLRDRMEMINVSGYVAQEKLAIAERYLVPQLRSLCGLTEEKASISSEALSLLIRQYCRESGVRNLQKQVEKVFRKVAFSIVSEKQTTVSVSPDNLQDYVGKPLFTVDRMYDVTPPGVVMGLAWTALGGSTLFIETSLRRPPGGADPKGEGSLEVTGQLGDVMKESAKIASTFARAFLMTQQPENHFLVNSHLHLHVPEGATPKDGPSAGCTIVTALLSLATNQPVRQNVAMTGEVSLTGKILPVGGIKEKTIAARRAGVTCIILPSENRKDFSDLPDYITQGLEVHFVDHYSQIYPIVFSHNQS is encoded by the exons ATGGCCGCCTGGATGAAGATGCTCGGCGCTGGCAGACAGCTGCACAGAAATTCGACTCTTGTTGTAAAACTAAACTGGTCCGGAACGTACAGGACCGGCAGCAGCCGCTCCCCTCTGACCGACACATCAGGCCTTATCCGGCCCCAGTCCCCACGGCTCTACACCAGCACCGGGACGTCACAGCAAACAACAGCCCTGCCAGCTGGCTGCAGGTTGACCGCCGCATCGCGCCGGTGGATGCGAGTTGGGAGCGTCCTCCGCGGCCACACGGACCTCCTCACACCGACCTACCCCCCTTACATGATCCAAGACAGAGCGTTCGGGACCCGGGCCAGCGGTGCGGGTTTCTCCGGGGAGGACGGCGGGGATAGTTCAGGCTCCGGGGGAGGAGAGGAGTCCGGGGGAGATGGGGGAGTGTCGTACAACGGAGCTCAGATGACTGCTCTCACCCCCATGATGGTGCCAGAGGTGTTTCCCAATGTGCCACTGATCGCTGTGAGCAGGAACCCCGTGTTCCCCCGCTTCATCAAAATCATAGAG GTAAAGAACAAAGCGCTGATGGAGCTGTTGAGGAGGAAGGTTCGACTGGCTCAGCCATATGCTGGAGTCTTCCTGAAGAGAGATGATAA TAATGAGTCGGATGTGGTGGAGTCTCTAGATGCCATTTACTCTACAGGGACCTTTGTTCAGATTCATGAGATGCAAGACCTGGGAGACAAGCTGAGAATGATTGTCATGGGACACCGCAG GATTCGAATCACAAGACAGCTGGAGGTAGAGCCTGAGGAGGCAGCAACATCCCCTGTGTGGTCAGAGTCTGAGTCAGAGTCCCAGCCCAAACCTCCAGCAAGACGCAAAGCCAAACGCAGTCGCAAGGACCAAGCGAGTACCCTGACAGAGCAGCTGGAGGACAAG ATTGCAGAGGCAGACCTGAGCCCAGAGCTTCAGCCTCTGCCCTCCTCCAACATCCTGATGGTGGAAGTGGACAACATTCAACATGAACAGTTTTCTGTCACAGAGGAGGTCAag GCACTGACAGCAGAGATAGTAAAGACCATCAGGGACATCATCGCACTCAATCCGCTCTACAG agagtcAGTTCTCCAGATGATGCAGGCTGGCCAAAGAGTGGTTGATAATCCCATCTACCTCAGCGACATGGGAGCAGCTCTGACAGGAGCAGAGTCACATGAACTACAGGATGTCCTGGAGGAGATCAAT atcCCGAAACGTCTCTACAAAGCTCTGTCTCTGCTGAAGAAGGAGTTTGAGCTCAGTAAACTACAGCAGCGACTGGGCcgagag GTGGAAGAAAAGATCAAACAGACCCACAGGAAGTACCTGCTGCAGGAGCAACTCAAGATCATTAAGAAG GAGCTGGGTCTGGAGAAGGAGGACAAGGAAGCCATTGAGGAGAAGTTTAGAGAGAGACTCAAAGACAGGACTGTCCCTCAGCACATCATGGATGTAATCAATGAAGAACTCAACAAACTGGGATTGCTGGACAACCACTCCTCAGAGTTCAA tgtgaccCGTAACTACCTGGACTGGCTGACCAGCATGCCCTGGGGCACCAACAGCGAAGAGAATTTATTGCTGGAGAGAGCCAAAGAGGTTCTGGAAGAAGACCATTATGGAATGGATGATGTTAAGAAACGTATATTG GAGTTTATAGCAGTGAGCCAGCTGCGTGGCTCCACCCAGGGAAAGATCCTGTGTTTCTACGGTCCTCCGGGTGTAGGAAAGACCTCCATTGCTCGCTCCATAGCCAGAGCCCTCAACAGACAGTACTTCAGATTCAGTGTGGGAGGAATGACCGATGTGGCTGAGATTAAAGGACACAG GAGGACATATGTCGGAGCAATGCCAGGGAAGATTATCCAGTGCCTAAAGAAAACCAAGACAGAGAACCCTCTGGTGCTAATAGATGAG GTAGATAAGATGGGTCGTGGTTACCAGGGTGATCCATCCTCAGCACTGCTGGAGCTTTTGGACCCTGAACAGAATGCTAACTTCCTCGACCACTACCTGGATGTTCCTGTTGATCTGTCAAag GTTCTGTTTATCTGCACGGCCAATGTGATTGACACCATACCAGAGCCCCTCAGAGACAGGATGGAGATGATTAATGTGTCTGGATATGTGGCCCAGGAGAAACTGGCTATCGCTGAG cgGTACCTGGTCCCTCAGCTCCGCTCTCTGTGTGGCCTGACAGAGGAGAAGGCCTCGATCTCATCTGAAGCCCTCAGTCTGCTCATCAGACAGTATTGCAGGGAGTCTGGAGTCAGGAACCTGCAGAAACAAGTGGAGAAG gttTTCCGTAAGGTGGCGTTCTCTATCGTCAGCgagaaacaaacaacagtgaGTGTTTCACCTGACAACTTGCAGGACTATGTGGGTAAACCGCTTTTCACAGTGGACCGCATGTATGATGTCACACCACCTGGAGTGGTTATGGGTCTGGCATGGACCGCTCTGG GAGGGTCAACATTGTTCATTGAGACGTCACTGCGCCGTCCTCCTGGAGGAGCAGACCCTAAAGGAGAGGGGTCACTGGAGGTCACAG GTCAGTTGGGTGACGTCATGAAGGAAAGTGCTAAGATTGCATCAACCTTTGCCAGAGCCTTCCTGATGACACAGCAACCAGAAAATCACTTCCTGGTCAACTCCCACCTGCACCTGCATGTCCCTGAG GGGGCGACTCCCAAGGATGGACCAAGCGCTGGCTGCACCATTGTCACAGCACTGTTGTCCTTGGCAACCAACCAGCCGGTACGTCAGAATGTAGCCATGACTGGTGAGGTGTCACTGACTGGAAAAATACTGCCAGTGGGAGGAATCAAAGAGAAAACTATTGCT GCCCGTCGTGCTGGTGTGACATGCATCATCCTGCCATCTGAGAACAGGAAGGACTTTTCTGACCTGCCGGACTACATCACCCAGGGCCTGGAGGTCCACTTTGTAGATCACTACAGTCAAATCTACCCCATTGTCTTCTCACACAACCAGTCATAA